Below is a window of Ahaetulla prasina isolate Xishuangbanna chromosome 1, ASM2864084v1, whole genome shotgun sequence DNA.
TCCGCTGCACCGGATGGGAGTGTGACTCACATTGGCCCTGTTGATGGTGGGAGACCACCAGAGGGTGAACCTCCGGTTAGGGATCTGGTTGAGACCCGAACGCTGGGCGTTGGTCAGCTTCTTCCACTTCATGGACTCCTCAAAGCCACTGGCTTTTTCCCTGGATGGACAGGAGAGCAGGACCTGTCACGCCAGGAGGTGCCCGCAGCCCCCACTCCCCGAAGGCCATGGCACGGGGTGATCCTTACCAGAAGAGCCCCTCCCAGGTGGGGAAGTAAGTGCCCTTGAAGAGTGTGTGCTCCAGGATACCCTCCACCCCGCCCAGGGCCTGGATCATGTCCGTGCGGTAGTTGTTCAGGTTCCAGAGTTTCCCGTCGTGGCGCTGGTGGGTCCACCAGAAGGGGTTCTGCTTTAGCACCTggaagggagtgggagagagaagggggccTTGGGAGGAGCTGCAGAGCCCTGGGAGCCTTGTGAACTTCCACAGCACCCGCTACCAGGAGGGGGCAtgttgggggggagagggagagggcaaACCTGGTACTGCTTGAAATCCGTCCTGACTCTCCAGCCCTTGTCATAGGCCAGCGTGTGCCGGTCCTTCTGGAAGAGTGTGTTGATGCGTGGGATGCCTCTGTCCCACGAGTCCTCCAGGTCCTCCAGGGTCAGGCGCCTGAGACAGGgagaaggggccaaggttggCTAAACCAAAGGCCACCTGATCTCAACACAGGCCTCACCAGGCCCAGGGTGGACCCAGCAGCTGCATTCACACGGTCCACTGTCTGGTCCCTTTTAAACCTGGCCTAACTGTTTCTGGGCCTGGCACAATCTACAGAACCAGCCCATTTGGTTTGCTTCTGGTTACTGTGCTGACCCAGAACACGGATGAATCCAAGAGCTCCTTTAAAGACAGCGTGCAAATCTGGCCTTAGCATTATGGTGTAAGGGCCATAAAAGCCACCCCAGGAGATGATCACCCAGCCGGAACTCTCCCTGCGGTCaggttttttctcctcctcctggcaAGTCTGACCAAGGGTCCACCTTCCCCCACTCCCAGCAACCTACCTGTTCTGAGCAATGGCCTCCTGCCGCTTGAGGGCGTATTCGGCCCAAACTCGCTGGGAGTCGATGAATTCACTCTCCCACGGCTGGATGTACCGATACAGATTGGGGATCAGCTGGTCCTCCTCGTGGCTCATCCCGGACCGGAAATGAGTGATGCCCACATCTGTCTGCTTGGACCACCTAAGGAGCAAACCCGACTTACTCAACCCAGGGAGCTGAGGCCAACTGACCCTACCCAGCAGACCGGGCAACCACCTTCTTACCTGAGGTCAGACTGAGGGATCAGGACGTGGCCCATGGACAGCATGCCCAGTCCCCCGAGCTCCTTGGGGGTATAGAAGACCACGGGTGGGAAGCGGCTGGGCATCTTGGAGTTCAGGCCAATCTTGATCCGAGTCTGGATCTTGTTCTCACACTTCACCAGCAAGTCCAGCAGCTCCTGGGTGTTCACTACAGCCTCTCGGAAGTAGGTCATTAAGCCGATCAGGGCTGTGTTCCACTTATTCACGATCTGCCAGCAGAAGGAGACAGGACGGGAGCTCAGGTACTCTTCTTGCCAGTGCCTGAATTGAGACCACCTCCCTCCTCCCTACCTTGGTGAAGGTGGTGGAGCCCGAGGCCATCAGGATCTGCCTGACCCGGTTGTGGAACCGCTGCATGGACTCATCATCCACTCTTAAGAAACATTGTGCGGTGCGTTCCTTGGTCACCTATGAAAGCAGAGAGCAATGAGCATGGGGGATGGCACTTTGTCAGACACCCCTCCCCCGGAAGCAAATACCTCTCCAGAGGCCACCCACCTCATTCTGCAAGTTCCACACGCCGTCCTTGTGGGTGAACTCTTCATAGCTTGTCCGGCACTTGGGCAGGATGCGACACTCAAAGCCGCACATGTTGAACAGCAGGTTCGGGTTGTCCTTACTGTACACAGACACAAAGCTGTTCTCCCACTGCACCGTGGTGACAGAGCGCGGCAGCCTGTTCTTGATGTCCCAGAAGACAGCACGGCCCCTGCCAGGGAGAAGCACCGAGTTTATGGGTTGGCCCCCCAGTCTTTGCCCCTCCAGGGCAGCCACCCTGCCAGCCACACGCTCACAGGTTAACGTCATGCTTCATGAGGCGCATGCGAGCGTCACGAGGCCAGCACTTCTTGTTGTTGTAGCCCACAATATTCTCGTTGTTTGGATCCGGGTGCTCAGTCAGGTAGCGCTGGATCAGGTCCCTAGCCTCATCTGCGGTGAACCTGCAGAACGGCAGTCCAGAGGCATCAACTCTCTCCACGCGCTGTCCCTGGAGATGGGGACGGGGGTGGGGCCCAGGACAGGTGTACCGCCACTGGTCTGTCTGTGAGACTCCCAAGCTGACCAAATACCCCAACCCAGCCCTGGGACTACAAGCAGGCTGCTTCCAGCTTGTTGGATAGGCAAAGCAGCCTAACCAGCCACTGAGAATCAACGTGGACAGAGCAGGATTGCGACATCTCTTTAGCCCATGATACCTGGTCCCTGCCAGGACACAGGTCCCTCCTCACGAGGGCCACCCACACTCAACTGGTGGGAAATGGGCAATGTGGGGAGGTGTCTCAAATCACAGCAGTGCTGTCCCTGCCAGGCATGCCAAGTGCCCCCCCTCCATTCGAACCTGAAGAAGATGTGGATGCGGTCGATGTATCTGCAGAATAAGCGTATTGGGTGGGCCACCTCTGTGGCCAAGTCTTGGAAGCTGAGGAAGTCGTTGGGCATCTGCGGGGGGCCAGCCATCTCACTGGCCCGGTGCAGACCAAGCACCAGCAGATCCATCACCAGCCCGTAGTACTGGACAATGAAGGAGGCGAACTGCAGGCCCCGGATGATCCCATAGGAGTTGGTGTGGTTCATGTCCTGGGCGGAAAGAGGGAAGCTGGAGAAGAGGGTCAAGGGTGCCTCCAGGGTCACGCCTGCGCCAGGACCAGCAGCCAGCTCAACCTACCTTGTAGTTGATGACCACGTTGTTCTTAGCTGTCATGTAGTCAGCGATGTTGTGGTCAACAATGAGACGCAGTAGCCTGTTAAGCAGCGTCAAGTCAATCTTCTCGTACATCTTCTCAAAGCGGGACTCGAGCATCACATTGCACTCCCCTTCGCTGGTCTCCCACACGTCCTGCAGGTTATTAATTCCTGGAAGCCACCAAAAACATGTCAGGAGATTGCAAGGGAGGAAGGGCCCCCTTTGCATCCTGCAGCGATCAGGGCACGTCTTCTCAGCCATCCTGAAATAACAATAGATGCTCCCAGCCTGGACCATCCTGCTCTTTCCTCCCTCCGGAACAACCCATCACTGCCTCTCAATTTAGGTCACCCAGTCTTAGGAAGAGGTGGCTTCACCAGTGAGACCCTACACCGAGACTCACCTTGGCACCACTTGTATACTAGCAACGGAGGGGGCTCTGTGTCAGCTGGCTTGATCCATGGAGGGAAGAGACGTCTCTTGTCTGCCTCATACCACAGGTATTGGTCCAGGTAGGCATCTGTAATCTTCTCCAGGGGCTCCACGTCATAGACAGGGACCAGGTGGCTGTAGAGGTCCATAAACTCAATGCCCACCTGGCCAAGGAAAACGCTGATCAGGACTCGCACATCAAGCCCTCGTAAGCAGCCACGCACTGGTGCGAAACGCTTGACCAAGGCTGCCCTCTCCTCTTGCCGAGGCTCACCTCCTTGAAGGCTCGCTGAGTCAGCAAATGTCGCTTGATGCGTGAAAGGGCCTCGTGAGGGTTGTCATAGGCCTGCTCGATCAGGCCCAGCTCCTCCCGCTGGGACTGGTTCAGACGAGACTTCACACTGGAGGAAGGAAGTGAGGTTTGGGAGAGCAGCTCAGATCCCTTCAAAGAGAGCTCCGTGAAGCAAGTCAGGTAAACAAGGAGGCAGGTGAAGCCAGTAGGATCTCCTGCCACATGAACTACCAGACATAAAAGAATGCACTCACGGCCCAATAAGCTCAGCATGGGAAAGAGTTGGAGTAAAAACAAGTAAGGCCTTTTCACAAACGAGTGTTTGGGTGCTGCGCTGAGGGATGTTGAGCACCCCACCACCCCTCAGCATTGCACATCCCCTCCCTCCCAACTGCAGCCTCTCCCTCCTCAGGGTACCTGTAAGCCTCTTTCAGCCTCTCCAGGGCCAAGATCAGAAGCTTGGTGTCGTGCTtgtaggagaggggagggaaagggatggGGGAGAAGCGCCGACTCTCCAGCCAATGCACCGTGGTGGTGTAAACGGCCACAGCCTCCTCTGCGGTGATGTATGGACCATCCTGCAGACAAACCACAGCAGGATCAAAGCCAGGCTGCCCACGGCAGGCCGGTCTGCCTCTCCTAGTGAAGGCACAAGGGGCTGCCCACCTTCAGATAATTGTGCTGCCTCTCCTGCTCAGCCTTCAGGTAGAGGCGAGTCAGGCGGCCCAGGTTCTTCTTGCAGACCGTCTTATCCACAGTGGCCCCGCGGCGGATGCGCTCCCGGTTGTAATGCGCTGTGTTGGTCCACCAGTCTGCTTTGGCCTTCACATACCGCAAGATCATGTTCTCAATGGGAGTTGGCAGTCCTGGGACCTGCAGTGGGacaggagggaaaggaaaagctGGCCCAACCTGAATGGCTGGCCCCatgcagagggaagggagggagggagggaggggacttGCCTTCCAAGGGATATTGGCCTTCCAGCATCGCCAGGCTTCACTCAGGTGCTGCAGGATGGTCCGGGCCTTGTTCTGCTTGATCCCCTCGGGCATCATGTCCAGGATGTCGTGCATCACTGCCGCCCGCAGCTCCAGGTCAAAGTGAGACTCTACCCGCTGCTTGGTGACAGTCTTGGCTACCCCCTTTGAGTGGCGGCCTGGAAAGAAGGGTGGGAAAGATTCCCTGGGGGGTCACTCCCTGGACCTTCTGGGAGGCCACTGGATATCCCCAGGACAGCAGAAAAGCTCTCAGCTTTTCTAGGATTCAAGGTTAATTTGAAAGGACTTTGATTTTTAAAGTTAAAGTGATCAACTACAGCACAGAAGTAGCAGGGGAAATGGGTGAAAATTGCACTGACTTGTCCAGCCGAGACAGAATTTTTTTTGGCCTGGAGACGCAGTGTCCCCAAGATGAAATTTATCCAGCCAGGATTCAGATCGAGTTGCTTGGCTGGTCTTGTGCATCACCACTTCAATCATCACCAAATATGCTACCCATCTGGGCCAGCAGTGAAGGTAGGAATTGGGGACACTACTCCCGAGGAGTCCTCCTTGTTCCTGAGTGGCCAATTCATCTAGAGCAGTGGGAGAGGTCAAGCCCAGGGATCTCCACTAGGGAATGCCAAATGTTTTGGTCTTCTGTCTCCTGTTGCTGAGCGTCATAACCACTAGGGTAGACCACCCCCTACCTTGGGGTGAAGCTATTCATATAAATCTCTATGCCAGGCAGGAGAGCCAGTGGGGCATGGGACCTAATGCCTAGGAGCTATTGGGATCCGGCTGGGGAGGAGGTGTGAATTTGGAAGCCAACTGTTTCCTAACCTAAGTAGTTCCTGTGAAACTTCTGAAGGATTAATAAAACTTCAGGAAacctttccagaaaaaaaaacaaaaaaccacagaATCACAAACGACCGAAAACTATTTGAGGATTCACAAGTGGGACATTTCTCTGACAATCATCTCGTTTCCCCCCAGGATCCGGCTGCTCAAGGAATGACCTGACTTAACCCAGCTAGAAGAGAGGCTCTGCTTACCTTCAAACTGCCTGGCCAGGAGGTTCCCGAGCCACCGCTCCAGCAGAGGCGTAATTCCTCGCATGAAGAAGAGCCATACACGCCAACCTGGAGCCCAGAAACCACAGCCAGGGCCCTTCCCTACCGGCCCCTGGACAAGGGAAGGAAACGCTGAATCAGTTTCACAGGAGCAACCAGACACAGCCTGGCACCCAAGTACCCTCCCTCACAACTGCCAGAAATGGAATAGGATCTCCTGACTTGTGGGTCCCAGGCCGGTCCATAGGATTCACCTGCTGCAGTGCCCGTATGTCAGAAAAGGCTCCCCCCCCACTTGAACCCAGGTTGACCTGCTGGAAATTACTGCCAGCAGAGCGGTTCCAGAGATGCGACTCTACTACAGGTTAACGATTCTGCACTCcagcaatttaattttttttttttttacagaatattATTTCCTGTAAATTGGCGAGTCTCTTCTCTTGGGATGGCAGCCAAGgctcaacctccccagcagctcAGCTGCACTCACTGTGTTGAAGCGGTAATAAATGAGGTGCTTGAGGTCTTTGCACATCCGGATCTGCCTCATCAGCTTGTATTTGTACCGGTACATCCCAGTCAGCTGCCCCACATGAGCAAAGATGTACTGGAGGCCATCTGCCAGCTATGGGGAGAAGCagcaggtgttgtggtccgccagcagcctgcagagctggcagcagagtcagacagtaatgaggatgaggaagaggaagaggaagagcatgggccagtcctggaggctggggaaggcccggatgagggctctgcgtcggaggctaaggtgtggccagggccatcagagagtgaggtgcggactccagagctgccagagactgacagtagtgaggcagaggaacaggaggagcctgttcctaatgcacgcatgtgaagagcagctcaagcaaagaggacgactcgggagtagggccaagagatgattggcccctcccataaagcttaaaaacagaccagcaatggcgtttgggctttgccggaaaacaacgttgatagcttcatcttcttgcatttattctgtatcggtgtcttctgaacttttaccaagaaaggcctttggcagtttgcctaattggaccaaagttggtgataggactgaggaatttgtgttgggaggaatttgctttaatttagttgaactacactgagaatgaagtaattctcagctattcgaataaaatttgtttgtttttacactgattgagtttcctacttacctactggggcctgggtcacaacagcagagCTGAGACACCCAGCTCAGGGTTCAGCTGGGGGGTGGGAtgttcctgggtgctctctgggcCGGTGGGCGGGGTTTGCAATGTGCTACAGGGTCTCTCAGGGCCCCAGCATTCAATAGGATGGTGCCACCCACCTGGAAGGCATCCACATTTCCTAGCCTGTACTGGACGTGGCTGTCCACCACCAGCTTGGTCAAACGCAGCACCTCCCGGCACAGGTGGAAGGCATTGCCAAAGCGAGACTTCTTCCTTTCCTACCAAATGAGAGGAGAGACCCTGAGCAGCATAGCGAGGGGATGGGGGGAGAAGCAGGGAACCCAGAGGACGGGAGGGCAGTCCAGCAGGGACAGTCTCAGCATCTTCCTTTGCCCCCCTCCCTACCCCACGGGCACAGTTGCCTGAAAGCAGCACTGGTGAGGGATGCGCACGGCAACATGAGGGCTTTACAGCTCCCTGCTAAGGACAAGGGAAGGGGGAGGCACCTTAGTGGTGAGGGTCTTGACGGGCTTCAGGTTGAAGTTGTAGTCCAGGTGGAGGTAGTTGAGGTTCTTGCGGTGGATCAGAAGGTTGAGCATGTTGTAGCCCTGGCGGCAGACCTGCAGCCCCACCTCCACCCAGTCCAGCTTGGTGGACTGGAAGAACTTGGTGGCCTTGAAGGAGCGGAAAAGGTACCTGGGGGCAGGAGACAAGGGGGGCTCTGGGCGGGCACACTGGACCAGACATTGCGTCGCCAGGTCCCCGCTCTCACTTGTACCCACCAGCCAGTCTGGGCTGCCACCTCCTCCCAAGGGGCAGGAGACCCCAAGAGTGAGCTGGGGGGGACTGGGGGGCTTCTTTCCCAGAGCCCCCCACTCACCTCTTCTTCTGTGCCTTGGGGGGCCTGTGCTTGAGCGCGTTCAAGACGTAATACTTCAGGAGCTTCTGGTAAGAGACCCGCACCTTCACAGGCTGCCCAGCAGGGCAGTGCTCTCGGTACCTGAGAGCCAGGGAGGGGGAAGCTGTGAGTTCTCAGCCTGCCCAAAATTAGAGCAGAGCCCTAGATTCAGCCAAGGCTGGAAGTGAGAAACAGAGCAGCCATAAGGGGCCTTCAGACGGAAATGGGGCTACACTTACCAGTTCTTGACCAGAGGTATGTCGAGGGCTCTCCGGGTGCGGCCAGAGCGCAAGTTAAAAGGCCGTGGTGCCCAGAGCAAGGCAATGCCGTTGGCCGTGTTGTCCGTGTAAAGAGGGGTTTCTTTGAGGAAGGGCTCCACAAACTCTGGCAGCTCAAACTCCTCGTCGTCATCAGGGAGCGGCTCCTGGCTCTGGGAGGATCAGAGGTGGTCACAGATGCCCCCAAGGGAGCTCACGTCTGCTAGAAAGGGGGCCAGTCGGCAGCCATCGAGAGCCGGAGGAGCCCAGGACCAAGGACTACCTCCCCCTTCAGACGTCCCTCCAGACGGTCGAGCAAAAAGCCGCAGACAGGGCAGAAGGTTCCCTGCAAGCCACCCTCCTTTCAGCAGTCCTGGTCCCATTCTTCTGAATTTTATCAAAATGAGCATATCCCCCTTATTCATTTGTTTTAGTCCCTCACGATGGCTGTTCTATCACTCAAACTATTCCTTGAAGTCATTGCTGCTTGTATGTTGTATTTTCATTTCTACGTGGAAGACCCTCCAGGTTCCATCCAGAGATGGAAGTGGGCAGGAACAGAAATGCAGGCTTTTACATACATACACCCATGGTCTCACCTTAACTGAATGTCTGTGTGAAATGGGGTTAATGAGGGGATCAAAGTAGAAAGCTGGCAGGTCTGGATCCTCTGTTTTGATGAAGACCACATTGGGGGTATGATACCTGCAGAGGACGAGATGCTGTTAGGACCAGGacaccccctcctcccaaaaagagCTTCTCCAGGTGTTGCCATCGCCTGAACTGAATTTAACGTCAACTGAACCCACCCCCTCAGGGTAGGGCAACCtagccctctcccctccttctgcTCTCCCTCCCCCAACCAGCCTCAGCCGATCTCACCAAGTGAGGTGGACGTGGTGGGGAAGATTGTTGTAGAGGTAGGGGAAGGCAATCTTGTACTCGGTCCGGATGGGCTGCCGGATGATGATCTTGTTGATGTCATTGAACTCATTCCAGTCCTCATCCCTTTGAAGCCGGAAGAGGAAGAGCTGTCTTGGGAGGGGGCCACTCGGAGAGGATCTCAGGCAgtgtccccccacccccgtcccaGCAGTGGTCAAGGgatccactctctctctcacacacatcctTGAAGGTTTCAGGCTCTTTTTCCCAAACCAATCCACCCAACTGACCATGTCCCATTCTGATCGTCACTCAGCGGCAACAAGGGGAGGTCCAGCAAGCAAGCCCCGCCCAAAAACTGCCCCTCCCCAACGCCCGCAAGGCAAAGTCTCTGTAACTCACTGCAGGTTGATGTCCCGAACCAGGGGCTCAAACTTGGGCCCCCCCGGGATGGCCATGTTGAGGGCCTTGGAGGTGAAGAAGGCCTTCAGGTCGAAGAGGTAGAAGTAGTTGTCGTCCACGAGATCCGTGAGGAGCTGGTTGGCCAGGCGGTAGAGGGTGGACATCATGGGGAGGGTGAACTGCCATCGCTGGTAGGTGGAGCCGTTGACGTATCTGCGGGCCCAGAAGAGGCAGGGAGTCCCCAGGAAGGCTTTAGCAATTGCCCTTCCCCACAAAGCCTTTGTTCTGCATGCGAGAACTGAGAGTCCCCTGGGAGTGGGTTATTTCCGCAGCTCTTCTGAAC
It encodes the following:
- the PRPF8 gene encoding pre-mRNA-processing-splicing factor 8, translating into MAGVFPFRGPCPPMPTPLTPLPDYMSEEKLQEKARKWQQLQAKRYAEKRKFGFVDAQKEDMPPEHVRKIIRDHGDMTNRKFRHDKRVYLGALKYMPHAVLKLLENMPMPWEQIRDVPVLYHITGAISFVNEIPWVIEPVYIAQWGSMWIMMRREKRDRRHFKRMRFPPFDDEEPPLDYADNILDVEPLEAIQLELDPEEDAPVLDWFYDHQPLKDSRKYVNGSTYQRWQFTLPMMSTLYRLANQLLTDLVDDNYFYLFDLKAFFTSKALNMAIPGGPKFEPLVRDINLQDEDWNEFNDINKIIIRQPIRTEYKIAFPYLYNNLPHHVHLTWYHTPNVVFIKTEDPDLPAFYFDPLINPISHRHSVKSQEPLPDDDEEFELPEFVEPFLKETPLYTDNTANGIALLWAPRPFNLRSGRTRRALDIPLVKNWYREHCPAGQPVKVRVSYQKLLKYYVLNALKHRPPKAQKKRYLFRSFKATKFFQSTKLDWVEVGLQVCRQGYNMLNLLIHRKNLNYLHLDYNFNLKPVKTLTTKERKKSRFGNAFHLCREVLRLTKLVVDSHVQYRLGNVDAFQLADGLQYIFAHVGQLTGMYRYKYKLMRQIRMCKDLKHLIYYRFNTGPVGKGPGCGFWAPGWRVWLFFMRGITPLLERWLGNLLARQFEGRHSKGVAKTVTKQRVESHFDLELRAAVMHDILDMMPEGIKQNKARTILQHLSEAWRCWKANIPWKVPGLPTPIENMILRYVKAKADWWTNTAHYNRERIRRGATVDKTVCKKNLGRLTRLYLKAEQERQHNYLKDGPYITAEEAVAVYTTTVHWLESRRFSPIPFPPLSYKHDTKLLILALERLKEAYSVKSRLNQSQREELGLIEQAYDNPHEALSRIKRHLLTQRAFKEVGIEFMDLYSHLVPVYDVEPLEKITDAYLDQYLWYEADKRRLFPPWIKPADTEPPPLLVYKWCQGINNLQDVWETSEGECNVMLESRFEKMYEKIDLTLLNRLLRLIVDHNIADYMTAKNNVVINYKDMNHTNSYGIIRGLQFASFIVQYYGLVMDLLVLGLHRASEMAGPPQMPNDFLSFQDLATEVAHPIRLFCRYIDRIHIFFRFTADEARDLIQRYLTEHPDPNNENIVGYNNKKCWPRDARMRLMKHDVNLGRAVFWDIKNRLPRSVTTVQWENSFVSVYSKDNPNLLFNMCGFECRILPKCRTSYEEFTHKDGVWNLQNEVTKERTAQCFLRVDDESMQRFHNRVRQILMASGSTTFTKIVNKWNTALIGLMTYFREAVVNTQELLDLLVKCENKIQTRIKIGLNSKMPSRFPPVVFYTPKELGGLGMLSMGHVLIPQSDLRWSKQTDVGITHFRSGMSHEEDQLIPNLYRYIQPWESEFIDSQRVWAEYALKRQEAIAQNRRLTLEDLEDSWDRGIPRINTLFQKDRHTLAYDKGWRVRTDFKQYQVLKQNPFWWTHQRHDGKLWNLNNYRTDMIQALGGVEGILEHTLFKGTYFPTWEGLFWEKASGFEESMKWKKLTNAQRSGLNQIPNRRFTLWWSPTINRANVYVGFQVQLDLTGIFMHGKIPTLKISLIQIFRAHLWQKIHESIVMDLCQVFDQELDALEIETVQKETIHPRKSYKMNSSCADILLFASYKWNVSRPSLLADSKDVMDSTTTQKYWIDIQLRWGDYDSHDIERYARAKFLDYTTDNMSIYPSPTGVLIAIDLAYNLHSAYGNWFPGSKPLIQQAMAKIMKANPALYVLRERIRKGLQLYSSEPTEPYLSSQNYGELFSNQIIWFVDDTNVYRVTIHKTFEGNLTTKPINGAIFIFNPRTGQLFLKIIHTSVWAGQKRLGQLAKWKTAEEVAALIRSLPVEEQPKQIIVTRKGMLDPLEVHLLDFPNIVIKGSELQLPFQACLKVEKFGDLILKATEPQMVLFNLYDDWLKTISSYTAFSRLILILRALHVNNDRAKVILKPDKTTITEPHHIWPTLTDEEWIKVEVQLKDLILADYGKKNNVNVASLTQSEIRDIILGMEISAPSQQRQQIAEIEKQTKEQSQLTATQTRTVNKHGDEIITSTTSNYETQTFSSKTEWRVRAISAANLHLRTNHIYVSSDDIKETGYTYILPKNVLKKFICISDLRAQIAGYLYGVSPPDNPQVKEIRCIVMVPQWGTHQTVHLPGQLPQHEYLKEMEPLGWIHTQPNESPQLSPQDVTTHAKVMAENPSWDGEKTIIITCSFTPGSCTLTAYKLTPSGYEWGRQNTDKGNNPKGYLPSHYERVQMLLSDRFLGFFMVPGQSSWNYNFMGVRHDPNMKYELQLANPKEFYHEVHRPSHFLNFALLQEGEVYSADREDLYA